The stretch of DNA CACTATGGCTGAACCTGTCGCACACGCCGAACTCACCCACCCGGGCACGCTGCTCCTGAAGGATTATCTGGAGCCGCTTGGGATTAGCCAGAACAAACTGGCGGAAGTGATGGGTGTACCCGCCGGCCGCATCAGCGAGATAGTGAATGGAAAACGTGCCATCTCCCCGGAAACCTCGATGCGCCTGGGGAGAGCACTGGGGATGTCGGACTGCTTCTGGTTTAATCTCCAGTCCGACTACGATTTCCGGATGGCCAAAAATCTGGCGGTAGAGATGGAGCAGATCAAACCGATCATACCCGTCGACAAAGGCTGACCCTGGGACCATTCTGGCACCCCGCTTGTAGGCGAATTCCCCGGCCCCACGCCATCCATAAGCCAGTATCCCGACGATGAAATCTCGCCTCGCCGCGCTCCTTCTCTTTGCCTTTGTGAGTCCTGCTCTCGCTCAGACCACCGTCGAGCGCGCCTTCCCGAATCTGTCGTTCGACCGCCCGGTCGACCTCCAGCACGCCGGCGACGGCTCCAACCGGCTCTTCGTCCTCGAACAACACCAGGGCCGCGTCCGAGTCTTCCAGGACGACCAGGCCGCCACCGAGGCCGGCGTGTTTCTGGACCTCAACGGGCGCGTCAATACCGGAAACGAAGAAGGCTTGCTCGGCATCGCCTTTCATCCGGACTACGAGACCAACGGCCACTTCTTCGTCTATTACTCGGCCTCCAACCCCCGCCGTTCGGTCGTCTCGCGGTGGACGGTTTCTTCTGATCCCGATTCCGCAGACGCCGCAAGCGAACTCGTCATCATCGAAATCCCCCAACCCTACAGCAACCACAACGGCGGGCAGATTCTCTTCGGGCCGGATGGCTACCTCTACATCGGACTCGGCGACGGTGGCGACGGTGGCGACCCGCAGGACTACGCCCAGAACCCGCGTTCCCTCCTCGGCTCCATCCTCCGGATCGATGTCGACACCTCGACGGAGGCCGAACGGTACCGGGTCCCCGCCGACAACCCTTTTGCCGGGCACGCCGAATTCAAACACGAGATCTTCGCGATCGGCGTCCGCAACCCCTGGCGGATGAGCTTCGACACCGTGACGGGCTGGCTGTGGGCCGGCGACGTAGGCCAGGGCCGATTGGAAGAAATCGACGTCATCGAAAAGGGGAAACACTACGGCTGGGATCTCAAGGAAGGCACGCTGGACCACGAGCCGGAGTCGATGGTGCCGGCCGACTCGCTCACGCCGCCCGTGTGGGAATACGGGCGCGACCTCGGGAATTCCGTTACGGGAGGCCATGTTTACCGCGGGTCCCGGAATCCCGAGCTGATGGGGCGGTATATCTTTGCCGACTTCGCTTCCCGCCGCATCTGGGCGCTGACGTACGACGGGACGGCGCCGGCGGTGGTCGACCCTCTTCTGACGGCCGACTTCAACATCCCCGCTTTTGGCGTCTCGGAGGCCGGCGAGTTCTACATCATCGGGTTCGACGGCCAGATCCACCGCTTCGTGGCCTCCGAAGGCACGGGCGTCGAGCCCGGCGAGCAGCCGGCGGGTTTCGCGCTGGAGGCCATCTACCCGAACCCGTTCACCGACCGGATGACGATCCCCTTCCGCATAGATGAGTCGGCCCGGGTGTCCCTCGC from Rhodothermales bacterium encodes:
- a CDS encoding HigA family addiction module antitoxin — translated: MAEPVAHAELTHPGTLLLKDYLEPLGISQNKLAEVMGVPAGRISEIVNGKRAISPETSMRLGRALGMSDCFWFNLQSDYDFRMAKNLAVEMEQIKPIIPVDKG
- a CDS encoding PQQ-dependent sugar dehydrogenase, producing the protein MKSRLAALLLFAFVSPALAQTTVERAFPNLSFDRPVDLQHAGDGSNRLFVLEQHQGRVRVFQDDQAATEAGVFLDLNGRVNTGNEEGLLGIAFHPDYETNGHFFVYYSASNPRRSVVSRWTVSSDPDSADAASELVIIEIPQPYSNHNGGQILFGPDGYLYIGLGDGGDGGDPQDYAQNPRSLLGSILRIDVDTSTEAERYRVPADNPFAGHAEFKHEIFAIGVRNPWRMSFDTVTGWLWAGDVGQGRLEEIDVIEKGKHYGWDLKEGTLDHEPESMVPADSLTPPVWEYGRDLGNSVTGGHVYRGSRNPELMGRYIFADFASRRIWALTYDGTAPAVVDPLLTADFNIPAFGVSEAGEFYIIGFDGQIHRFVASEGTGVEPGEQPAGFALEAIYPNPFTDRMTIPFRIDESARVSLAVYDLLGRDIRSILDASLPAGTHSAEWDGTDAAGRRVSEGAYVVRLRVDGAAVESRVSIRR